Genomic window (Sphingomonas sp. S1-29):
TGCGACACCGCGGAAGCATGGCAGACGCCACCGGTGCTGACTTTCCCTGATCCCTATCGCAAGCGCGCGATCGAGGGCTGGGCGATCATCGCGTTCGACGTCGCGCCCTGGGGCGCGACGGGCAATGTCCGCGTGCTCGCGGCCGAGCCGACGAGCGATTTCGGCGACGCCGCCAAGCGTGTGGTCGAGCAATCGCGCAAGATGGCGTCGGAGACCGGCGCGTCGGGCTGCACCGAGCGCGTTCGTTTCGCGATGACTAGCGACTGATTCGCGCGGCTTCGGCGCGGCGCATCGGCATCGCGTCGATCGTATCGCTCAGCAGCGCCATCGCGATCGGATCGGCGCGGCGGAGTTTCAGCCCGCCATCCTTGCCCAGCAGCACCGCCTGGAACTCGCGCTCGGACACGCCGTAACGCTGGCGGAGGCGCCCCGCATCGTCGCGCACCCCCGATACCGAATCGCCGACGACTTCGATGACGTGCAGATCACGCTCGGCCATCGCGCGCTTGTCGAGCAGCCGCCGCTGGCTCGCGAGATCGGAATCGTCGCGCGATGGCGCGAAGACGATCAGCACGCGGCGTTCCCATTGCAGCGAATCGAGCGAGGCGGGAGCGGCCTGGACGGCGGCGGCGATGCCGAGGGGAAAGAGCGCTTCGATCATCAGCCTATAACGCGCACGCTGCGGTTCGGTGCCCGCGATCAGTCGCGCAAGCGGATCAGTCCCTCCTGCGCGCAGCTCGCCACCAGTCGCCCGTCGCGGGTGAAGATGCGCCCACGATTGAAGCCGCGCGCATGCCCCGCCCAGGGGCTGTCGGTGGTGTAGAGCAGCCATTCGTCGAAGCGGAAGGGCTCGTGCAGCCACACCGCATGATCGAGGCTGGCGGTCTGCAGCCGGCCCGACATCCAGTTGACCCCGT
Coding sequences:
- a CDS encoding DUF4174 domain-containing protein, producing MIEALFPLGIAAAVQAAPASLDSLQWERRVLIVFAPSRDDSDLASQRRLLDKRAMAERDLHVIEVVGDSVSGVRDDAGRLRQRYGVSEREFQAVLLGKDGGLKLRRADPIAMALLSDTIDAMPMRRAEAARISR